A single Marinitoga aeolica DNA region contains:
- a CDS encoding AAA family ATPase: protein MFINFLYNFKLTKDQEYLSNELDSFLFNTLDFLIVQGSAGTGKTFLISQYARYLYRKHRNFVILAPTGRAAKILHEKSKFKTKTIHSEVYSFFDKEINLDKDEIKIYFKLKDSSWDNTIFIVDESSMISDTPQSDENLIFGSGKLLSDLIDYIKSGNNNKIIFLGDEYQLPPVNSNFSPALNREYLEKNYNLKGEKIILNEIVRQKEESYILKNANTIKNHIDKKKFINLKFEYNNDFIKTDKLIEKYNYSEPGKDIIITSTNEKALKYNQEIRKFLGYKNNIEIGDILLNTKNVYYNEINIFNGEFFKIIDILNHEKKDAFIGKKEHIILEFYDLKLENVFSSETILFKVLANSLFSKTADIDINLKKALYSFCIDDMYKKTGLPIEFVIQQLDSHPYFNALHVKYGYAVTTHKAQGGEWKNVFVDPYYYNSPKTKEYFQWLYTSITRAKERIYIKDLPFKIFSQKKLKIEKDFTVKEKIKISYNLNFSNTILRELYLAFRERILEKQFEIIGVEHHQYQEVYYIKKDKDYLKVQMYYNKNYEPTKLKIMETTNIEKAHKFLEIFNEKILEEETAYEEDSENCIKIYVDGSYDQKLKKFGAGFVVVKENKVEKYWKGYINEKFLKHRNISGEIFAVLLALEYAKKENLKCVEINYDYQGIEKWALGLWKTNTELTKYYKKQYDYYSKFFQVKFNKIKSHSGDEFNDMADELAKKAVYENDYNIKYDIEVKL from the coding sequence ATGTTTATAAACTTCTTATATAATTTTAAATTAACTAAAGATCAAGAATATTTATCTAACGAATTGGATAGTTTTCTCTTCAACACGTTAGATTTTTTAATAGTTCAGGGTAGCGCTGGTACAGGAAAAACATTTTTAATTTCTCAATATGCAAGATATTTATATAGAAAACATAGAAATTTTGTAATATTAGCTCCTACAGGAAGAGCTGCAAAAATCCTTCATGAAAAATCTAAATTTAAAACAAAAACAATTCATAGTGAGGTTTACAGTTTTTTTGATAAAGAAATAAACCTTGATAAAGATGAAATAAAAATATATTTTAAATTAAAAGATTCATCATGGGATAACACCATTTTTATAGTCGATGAAAGCTCAATGATATCAGATACACCACAATCAGATGAAAATCTCATTTTTGGTAGTGGTAAATTACTTTCAGATTTAATTGATTATATTAAATCTGGTAATAACAATAAAATTATATTCTTAGGTGATGAATATCAACTTCCGCCGGTTAATTCTAATTTTTCTCCAGCTTTAAATAGAGAATATCTTGAAAAAAATTATAATTTAAAAGGTGAAAAAATAATACTCAATGAAATCGTTAGACAAAAAGAAGAGAGCTATATATTAAAAAATGCAAATACAATAAAAAATCATATAGATAAAAAAAAGTTTATAAATTTAAAATTTGAATATAATAATGATTTTATAAAAACTGATAAATTAATTGAAAAATATAATTATTCTGAGCCAGGGAAAGATATTATAATAACCTCAACAAATGAAAAAGCATTAAAATATAATCAAGAAATTAGAAAATTTTTGGGCTATAAAAATAATATTGAAATAGGAGATATATTATTAAATACAAAAAATGTATATTATAATGAAATAAACATATTTAATGGAGAATTTTTCAAAATAATTGATATATTAAACCATGAAAAAAAAGATGCCTTTATAGGAAAAAAAGAACATATAATTTTAGAATTTTATGATTTAAAATTAGAAAATGTATTTTCTAGTGAAACTATTCTATTTAAAGTATTAGCGAACTCATTGTTTTCAAAAACTGCAGATATAGATATTAATTTAAAAAAAGCATTATATAGTTTTTGTATAGACGATATGTATAAAAAAACAGGATTACCAATAGAATTTGTAATTCAACAATTAGATTCTCATCCATATTTTAACGCCTTGCATGTTAAATATGGCTATGCAGTAACTACACATAAAGCCCAGGGCGGCGAATGGAAAAATGTTTTTGTAGATCCATATTATTATAATTCACCAAAAACAAAAGAATATTTTCAATGGTTGTATACTTCAATAACCAGAGCTAAGGAGAGGATATATATTAAAGATTTACCTTTTAAAATTTTTTCACAGAAAAAATTAAAAATAGAAAAAGATTTTACAGTAAAAGAAAAAATAAAAATTTCATATAATTTAAACTTTTCAAACACTATATTGAGAGAATTATATCTTGCATTTAGAGAAAGAATTTTAGAAAAACAATTTGAAATAATAGGTGTAGAACATCATCAATATCAGGAAGTATATTATATAAAGAAAGACAAAGACTATTTGAAAGTGCAGATGTACTACAATAAAAATTATGAACCAACGAAATTAAAAATAATGGAAACTACAAATATTGAAAAAGCTCATAAATTTCTTGAGATTTTTAACGAAAAAATATTAGAAGAAGAAACTGCATATGAAGAAGATAGCGAAAATTGTATAAAAATATATGTAGATGGTAGTTATGATCAAAAATTGAAAAAATTTGGAGCTGGATTTGTTGTCGTTAAAGAAAATAAAGTGGAAAAATATTGGAAAGGTTATATAAATGAGAAATTTTTAAAACATAGAAATATATCTGGTGAAATATTTGCTGTTTTACTAGCATTAGAATATGCGAAAAAAGAAAATTTAAAGTGTGTTGAAATAAATTATGATTATCAGGGAATTGAAAAATGGGCATTGGGGTTATGGAAAACAAACACAGAATTGACAAAATACTATAAAAAACAGTATGATTATTATTCTAAATTTTTTCAAGTGAAGTTTAATAAAATAAAATCACATTCTGGAGATGAGTTTAATGATATGGCAGATGAGTTAGCTAAAAAGGCAGTATATGAGAATGATTATAATATCAAATATGATATTGAGGTGAAATTATGA
- a CDS encoding nitroreductase family protein, whose translation MNLLELAKKRKTVRKFDSKMPSFEDIKYAIEVAKEAPSGKNDQPWLYVLIKDDNRKKEIRKICEKGEKTFYDNSKGELREWLDKMGFSWEKPFLSEAPYLLFVYSNMKSPFSKESVWISIGYLLLALEEKGLATVTYTPSNFNEISNYINLSKEYKLEVILPIGYSIDPKPKYKRKDIDDVLIIK comes from the coding sequence ATGAATTTATTAGAATTAGCTAAAAAAAGAAAAACAGTAAGAAAATTTGATAGCAAAATGCCAAGTTTTGAAGATATAAAATACGCTATAGAAGTTGCCAAAGAAGCTCCATCAGGTAAAAATGATCAACCGTGGTTATATGTTTTGATTAAGGATGATAATAGAAAAAAAGAAATAAGAAAAATATGCGAAAAAGGTGAAAAAACATTTTATGATAATTCAAAAGGGGAATTAAGAGAATGGTTGGATAAAATGGGATTTTCATGGGAAAAGCCTTTTTTATCTGAAGCGCCATATTTATTATTTGTATATTCTAATATGAAGTCACCTTTTTCAAAAGAATCAGTGTGGATTTCAATAGGTTATTTATTATTAGCATTGGAAGAAAAAGGATTAGCTACAGTTACATATACACCTTCAAATTTTAATGAAATATCTAACTATATTAACTTATCAAAAGAATATAAACTTGAAGTGATTTTGCCTATAGGATATTCCATAGATCCAAAACCAAAATATAAAAGAAAAGATATAGATGATGTTTTGATTATAAAATAA
- a CDS encoding ATP-binding protein, whose product MKKLPIGIQDYKKIIEGNYIYIDKTKYIHDLISSEVPIFLSRPRRFGKSLTISTLYYIFKGEKELFKDAYIYDKWEFKEYPIIKLDMSDNTLTTYETFIESLDEVINKIYINEEMPIIKNNIPTKFGNLIESLNKKYNEKVVILIDEYESPILEHINNKKEAEKIRGFLREFYKKVKTKDEYIKFVFITGITKFTKTGVFSALNNLNDISLNRKYSQMLGYTQEELEYYFKEHIEETAKEMGISKEELLKEIKTYYNGFSFDGEHFVYNPFSVLRFFDERKFQNYWFESGSPSFIYEYVKGRKIEYEDLVKYTVNSLDFTTREIEDANANIFFAQAGYLTFKGKEKYGLEEEYILDYPNLEVKNSFSKLILEANYNLENDKIKELNKTIWKLLSKNKIEEIIEEIKRIISAIPYNLHQKRESYYHSLIYTILASAGLNVTAEELTNLGRSDLVLDHDDKIYLFEIKLDKSAKEAIEQIKEKKYYEKYMSKNNEKEIYIIGINIDSEKRNIDEYMIEKI is encoded by the coding sequence ATGAAAAAATTACCAATAGGAATACAGGATTATAAAAAGATAATAGAAGGAAATTATATATATATAGATAAAACAAAATATATACATGACTTAATAAGTTCAGAAGTGCCAATATTTCTATCTCGCCCAAGAAGATTTGGGAAGAGCTTAACGATATCGACATTATATTACATATTCAAAGGCGAAAAAGAATTATTTAAAGATGCTTATATATATGACAAATGGGAATTCAAAGAATACCCTATTATAAAACTAGATATGTCTGATAATACCTTAACAACATATGAAACTTTTATAGAATCTTTAGACGAAGTAATAAATAAAATATATATAAATGAAGAAATGCCAATAATAAAAAATAATATTCCAACAAAATTTGGTAATTTAATAGAAAGTTTAAATAAAAAATATAATGAGAAAGTAGTAATATTAATAGATGAATATGAATCACCAATATTAGAGCATATAAACAATAAAAAAGAAGCAGAAAAAATAAGAGGATTTTTAAGAGAATTCTATAAGAAAGTAAAAACAAAAGATGAATACATAAAATTCGTATTTATTACAGGAATAACGAAATTCACAAAAACAGGAGTATTTTCAGCATTAAATAATTTAAATGACATATCACTAAACAGAAAATATTCACAAATGTTAGGTTATACCCAAGAAGAATTAGAATATTATTTCAAAGAACACATAGAAGAAACAGCAAAAGAAATGGGAATAAGTAAAGAAGAATTACTAAAAGAAATAAAAACATATTATAATGGATTCTCATTTGATGGAGAACATTTTGTATATAATCCATTCTCAGTATTAAGATTCTTTGATGAAAGGAAATTTCAAAATTATTGGTTTGAAAGTGGATCACCATCATTTATATATGAATATGTAAAAGGGAGAAAAATAGAATACGAAGATTTAGTAAAATACACAGTAAATTCATTAGACTTTACAACAAGAGAAATAGAAGATGCAAATGCAAACATATTCTTTGCACAAGCAGGATATTTAACCTTTAAAGGAAAAGAAAAATATGGTCTTGAAGAAGAGTATATATTAGACTATCCAAATTTAGAAGTAAAAAATAGTTTCTCAAAATTAATATTAGAAGCAAATTATAATTTAGAAAATGATAAGATAAAAGAATTAAATAAAACAATATGGAAATTATTGTCAAAAAATAAAATAGAAGAAATAATAGAAGAAATAAAAAGGATAATAAGTGCAATACCGTATAACTTACATCAAAAAAGAGAAAGTTATTATCACTCATTAATATATACAATATTAGCCTCAGCAGGATTAAACGTAACAGCAGAAGAATTAACGAATCTTGGAAGAAGTGACCTAGTATTAGATCATGATGATAAAATATATTTATTTGAAATAAAATTAGATAAAAGCGCAAAAGAAGCAATTGAACAAATAAAAGAAAAGAAATATTATGAAAAATATATGAGTAAAAACAATGAAAAAGAAATATATATAATAGGAATAAATATAGACTCAGAAAAAAGGAATATTGATGAATATATGATAGAAAAAATATAA
- a CDS encoding AAA-like domain-containing protein yields the protein MKRFCTSGPVDKNTCYYIERPELMKEALDHIENWRYFTVSAPRQTGKTTFLNDIVEKTKDKYLPIFISFESYSSKDQNQFLKTFIKDIEDDIEYRHNIKVKLKTPEEIDEIRLVLEDLYNKTGKEIILMIDEFEKFNNEELMNEFLHVIRNVYHKKMLYKLRSVILISVSYLSGILEDNASPFNIAEHMEVPYFTKEQVYDLLNQHEKETGQIFDNKVKELIWENAGGQPGLTNALAYDLVEKKAKDKQIITKEYFEKTLNDFMYVYINKNISNIISKAEKEKELIIKILFEPESVKFVIYDERIKFLYLNGVIDNCEGKCCVKVPLYYKALYAKFKPQINGEKNYMATLKDTVREYIKKDGSLDLNKLLERYTKYIKQRGAIMFKGRNYYEGVYQYNLDQFLSLYIEAGEGKVYPETQVGGGRIDLLINFNNKEYLIEVKADITGNEYEKAKKQIIEYLKRKDLNEGWLVIYSNSIDDFDYLLEDKEGIKIHIWFIKTNFESPSKIN from the coding sequence ATGAAACGATTTTGTACATCAGGACCTGTTGATAAGAATACTTGTTATTATATAGAAAGACCAGAATTGATGAAAGAGGCATTAGACCATATAGAAAATTGGAGATACTTTACAGTATCAGCACCAAGACAAACGGGAAAAACAACATTTTTAAATGATATAGTGGAAAAGACAAAAGATAAATATTTACCTATATTTATATCTTTTGAAAGTTATTCCAGTAAAGATCAAAATCAATTTTTAAAAACATTTATAAAAGATATAGAAGATGATATTGAATATAGACATAACATAAAGGTTAAATTAAAAACCCCCGAGGAAATTGATGAAATAAGGCTTGTATTAGAAGATTTATACAACAAAACAGGAAAAGAAATTATACTAATGATAGATGAGTTTGAGAAATTTAATAATGAAGAATTAATGAATGAATTTTTACATGTTATAAGAAATGTGTATCATAAAAAGATGTTATATAAACTCAGAAGTGTAATATTAATCAGTGTAAGTTATTTAAGTGGAATATTAGAAGATAATGCAAGTCCATTTAATATAGCAGAGCATATGGAAGTGCCATATTTTACAAAAGAACAAGTGTATGATTTGTTAAACCAACATGAAAAAGAAACAGGACAGATATTTGATAATAAAGTGAAAGAGCTAATTTGGGAAAATGCAGGCGGACAACCAGGATTAACCAATGCATTGGCATATGATTTAGTAGAAAAAAAAGCAAAAGATAAACAAATAATAACAAAAGAATATTTTGAAAAAACATTAAATGATTTTATGTATGTATATATAAATAAAAATATATCAAATATAATATCAAAAGCAGAAAAAGAAAAAGAATTAATAATAAAAATATTATTTGAACCAGAAAGTGTAAAATTTGTAATATATGATGAAAGAATAAAATTCCTATATTTAAATGGTGTGATAGATAATTGTGAAGGGAAATGTTGTGTGAAAGTACCATTGTATTACAAAGCATTATATGCAAAATTCAAACCACAAATAAATGGTGAAAAGAATTATATGGCAACGTTAAAAGATACAGTAAGGGAATATATAAAAAAAGATGGAAGCTTGGATTTAAATAAATTATTAGAAAGATATACGAAGTATATAAAACAAAGAGGAGCAATAATGTTTAAAGGAAGGAATTATTATGAAGGAGTATATCAATATAATTTAGATCAATTTCTGAGTTTATATATTGAAGCAGGAGAAGGAAAAGTATATCCAGAAACACAAGTAGGTGGGGGAAGAATAGACTTATTAATAAACTTTAATAATAAAGAGTATTTAATAGAAGTAAAAGCAGATATAACGGGAAATGAATATGAAAAAGCGAAAAAACAAATAATTGAATATTTAAAAAGAAAAGATTTGAATGAAGGATGGTTAGTAATATATTCAAATAGTATAGATGATTTTGATTATTTATTAGAAGATAAAGAGGGGATAAAAATTCATATTTGGTTTATTAAAACTAATTTTGAAAGTCCTTCCAAGATTAATTAA
- a CDS encoding endonuclease/exonuclease/phosphatase family protein, giving the protein MGKKKMPGWLKVVIIVIVAIILYFPGVILFGTLTDYKPKDVEKINVESYTDEIAPDELVLFNWNIGYAGLGKYEDFFMDGGTGSVPDKEHVRKYLEGIANTLKENPADIYLIQEIDINSHRSHNINELEYLKNNVFENSYNIAFAINYNVSFVPVPFSKPMGKVLSGLTTISKYKIEEAKRLKLPGEYSWPTKVFQLDRCIILTRIPTNKGKDLVILNIHPSAYDSGGTLRKQQLEFILNTAKKEYEKGNYVIIGGDWNSEFTKINFDYTEKKPESYVELPKDLKIDGWKWAVDSSNPTNRSVAFAYEKGKNFVTVIDGFYVSPNIDIEYVKTLNYEFENSDHNPVKLKIRLK; this is encoded by the coding sequence ATGGGTAAAAAGAAGATGCCAGGGTGGTTAAAGGTTGTTATTATTGTTATTGTAGCTATTATTTTATATTTCCCAGGAGTGATTTTATTTGGAACACTTACAGACTATAAACCAAAAGATGTAGAAAAAATAAACGTTGAGAGTTATACAGACGAAATTGCACCAGATGAACTAGTACTTTTTAATTGGAATATTGGATATGCTGGATTAGGAAAGTATGAAGATTTCTTTATGGATGGTGGAACAGGATCAGTGCCTGATAAAGAACATGTTAGAAAATATCTTGAAGGTATAGCAAATACATTAAAAGAAAATCCTGCAGATATATATCTAATTCAAGAAATTGATATTAATAGTCATAGAAGTCATAATATTAATGAATTAGAATATTTAAAAAATAATGTTTTTGAGAATAGTTATAATATAGCATTTGCTATTAATTATAATGTTTCGTTTGTTCCAGTTCCTTTTTCAAAACCAATGGGTAAGGTATTATCAGGATTAACTACTATTTCTAAATATAAAATTGAAGAAGCAAAAAGATTAAAATTACCAGGAGAATATAGTTGGCCAACTAAAGTTTTTCAATTAGATAGATGTATAATATTAACCAGAATACCAACAAATAAAGGAAAAGATCTTGTTATTTTAAATATCCATCCTAGCGCATATGATTCAGGTGGAACTTTAAGAAAACAACAATTAGAATTTATTTTAAATACAGCAAAAAAAGAATATGAAAAAGGAAATTATGTGATTATAGGTGGAGATTGGAATAGCGAATTTACAAAGATAAATTTCGATTATACAGAAAAAAAACCAGAAAGTTATGTTGAATTACCAAAAGATTTAAAAATTGATGGTTGGAAATGGGCTGTTGATAGTTCCAATCCAACCAATAGATCAGTCGCTTTTGCTTATGAAAAAGGAAAAAACTTCGTTACTGTTATTGACGGATTTTATGTTTCACCAAATATTGATATTGAATATGTAAAAACATTAAATTATGAATTTGAAAATTCTGATCATAATCCTGTAAAGTTAAAGATTAGATTGAAATAA